The following DNA comes from Methanosarcina vacuolata Z-761.
TCTGCAAATTGTATCTTTACTATGTCCAGTAGCTCTTGCAACTCCACGGATACTTCCTTTTTCAGGAATCATAGCTATTGTCCTTAGAACTTCTTCATCAGAAGTGTTGAGTTCGAAAAATATTGTACCTCTAGTTTCACTAAAACATTTTTTACAAGTTTTACATTTAAGAAGCAAATGGTTATTTTTACCATATCTTTCTTTAAGAACTATATTCCCTTGATTTTTAATTCCATAATCAGTGCAGTCTTTGTTCCAGCAAAAAAATTGTGAAAAATCTATTTCAGAAGTAATTAAGATGCCCCCAAATAATAATAGATTCAAGATTATATAAAACTAAGTCAATGATTTAGGGACACGACCCGTTTTTGATCTCTAAACATCATATAGTTGCTTTTACTTTCTGCACATTCCAGTAAATGAACCATTGCAAAGAGTAATGTAAAAAAGTATGTATGAAAAAAAATCTTAAAAGAAAATGTATAAAGAATTTAAAGTAAAGAAAAAACGTGGGGCTGGTGAGATTCGAACTCACGATCGACGGGTATCTCCGAACAACTGCTTACACAGTTTTCTGGTGAGCATCTATCAGTGCTCCAACGGTTCCTCATTATCTTGCCCCGTCGGGAAAGACTCAGTATACCCGTTGTTCATCATTTATCCGCTGGAGCCCATCGCCATGCCGGGCTAGGCCACAGCCCCTTTACAAGGATACTCAAATATCTTTTCTCTATTAAATACTTAACGGCAGGAAATGATGTTTTTCCGGAAATAAGAGGTTAATTTTAAGAAATTGAATGTAAATGTCCTGTTCAAAATAGAATATGTTAGAATAGATGCGTTATTTTCCAGTCCTAATCTATGTGGTATTTTCGAGTTATAAGCTACGGAACGCAACCACTTTACTCGTTTCCAGTTTAACTAGGCATAAACCACCTGCACACAGCTTCATGGAATCAACAAATTGCGCAGGAACTTCTGCAATCAGAGTTTTGTTTTGTCTGACAAGCTTAAGTGTGATTCGTTTTCTTGGCCCTTTACTGATGATGCTATTGACATGTGCAGAATAGACATTTTCATCATGATTTTCAGGACCAGAACCCGGTAAAAGAAGAGTTATGTTCTCGGGATGTATTCCCCAGGAAACTTTATCTCCAGGTTTGAGGTTTTGAGATTTTACTTTTATTCTCATATCCTCGCTTTTTAATATTATATTTTTTGATTCTTCATCATACCTTTCTACTTTAGCTTCATCAAAAATATTTGACAGGCCAATGAGGTCTGCCACATGCCGGTTTTCAGGATGGTAAAAAATTTCTTCCGGAGTTCCAAACTGCTGAGCCTTTCCTCCGTGCAAGATAAGGATTTTATCAGCCAGCAGGAAAGCTTCTTCAAAGTTGTGGGTGATGAATAGCAACGGTATTCCAATCTTGTTTTGTAAATTTTTTATTTTTTCGGCAAGTTTGGTTCTTATTCCCATATCAAGTGCGGAGAACGGTTCATCCAGAAGCAAAATCCCAGGTTTGGGAGCAAGAGCCCTTGCCAGAGCAACTCTCTGCTTCTGCCCGCCTGATAGCTGCGACGGGTAACGGGTTTCCAGTTCTTCAATATGGAGAAGATCCAGCATTTCCGCAACCCTTACTTCCTTGTTCTCTTTTTCCCAGCCTTTGAGGCCGCATTCTATGTTTTTTCTAACATTCATGTGAGGAAAGAGGGTATAGTTCTGAAAAACATAGCCAAGATTGCGTTTCTGGATGGGCAGGTTAATTTTCTGGTTTTTGTCGTAGTAAACTTTACTTCCCACAGTTATTTTTCCATCATCAGGTTCCGTGATACCTGAAATACATTTGAACAACGTGGTTTTTCCTGATCCTGAAGGCCCAAAAAGTACGACAAGTTCGTTTCCCATTTCAAAGCTGATATCTAACGTAAAAGCTTTCTTAGTACTTGTAAAAGCTTGCTTAGTACTTTTTTTGCCATTGATTTCAGTTTCGTTATACTGTTTTTTAAGGTCAACTTTTACGCCCAATCTCATACCTCAAGTTTTCCTACGAATCTGCCGGTCAGTGCAATGGTCAGCAGGGACATAAAGACCAGGATTAACACAAGCAGATTGGCAAGTTCGTTATTGCCTGCCTGAAATGCGCTGTATATTGAAATCGACATTGTGTTCGTTTTTCCCGGGATATTTCCTGCCAGCATGAGAGTTGCCCCGAATTCTCCAATAGCCCTGGCAAAACTGAGTATCAGTCCTGCCAGTATTCCCTTTTTTGCAAGAGGGATTGTTATTTGCATAGCAGTCTCAAGTTCACTTTTTCCAAGGATATAGGCAGCATACTCTATTTCCCTGTCCACTCCTTCAATGGCAGCTTTTGCGGTATGTACCATGAGAGGAAGGGAAACCGTATAAGCCGCAATAACTGCTGCCTGCCAGGTAAACATTATCCCGGTTCCCAGAGCATTGAAAATTATCTGTCCGAGAAACCCATTTCTTCCCACCAGAATCACAAGAATGTAACCAATTACAGTGGGGGGAAGGACAAGGGGAAGGGTCACGAATAACTCCGCAAGCCCTTTTCCCCGAAAATCACGCCTTGCAAACACGTAGGCTATGGTTACACCACTACAAAGTACGAGAATAGACGATATGGCTGCTACCCGGAGCGTAAGAGATAAAGGAAACCATATCTTGTCCAGCATGGAAATCATTTTTTGTTTTTAACTTGTTTTTTATTCGGATTCGGGAGTAAATCCGTATTTTTCCAGTATTTCCTGTCCTTCTTCTCCAGTTACGAAATCCACGAATTCCTGTGCTTCTTCTTTGTTATCAGAAGCAGAAACTAAGGCTATAGGATAACTGATGGAAGTATTAACAGGGACGGTAGCAACGATTTTTATAGTTCCGGGGTCTGCGGTCTTTGCATCGGTCATGTACACAAAACCTGCATCAACCTCTCCTCTTTCCACGTATGTGAGTACTTGTTTAACGTCTTCAGCTAGTATCGTCTTATCTTTTAGCTGGTCCCAGAGTCCTGCTTCGGTCAATGCCTGAGTTGCATATTTGCCTACAGGAGCAGTTTCGGGGTTTCCAATGCTGATTTTTCCCACATCTGAGGCTGTCAGGTCTTTTATTCCGGTTATATTAAGATCGCTGTTTGCAGGGACTATGAGCACAAGGGAGTTCTCAGCAAAGTCTTTCCTTGTACTGTTGTCGATAAGGGTCTCATTGGCAAGCATGTCCATGTTTTTCTGGTCAGCAGAAGCAAAAACATCAACTGGAGCTCCTCCTTCTATTTGCTTACGCAGATTTCCTGACCCTGCAAAATTTAAATTCACATCCGTGCCAGGGTTTTCAGTTTCAAACTGAGATTCCATATC
Coding sequences within:
- a CDS encoding ABC transporter ATP-binding protein: MRLGVKVDLKKQYNETEINGKKSTKQAFTSTKKAFTLDISFEMGNELVVLFGPSGSGKTTLFKCISGITEPDDGKITVGSKVYYDKNQKINLPIQKRNLGYVFQNYTLFPHMNVRKNIECGLKGWEKENKEVRVAEMLDLLHIEELETRYPSQLSGGQKQRVALARALAPKPGILLLDEPFSALDMGIRTKLAEKIKNLQNKIGIPLLFITHNFEEAFLLADKILILHGGKAQQFGTPEEIFYHPENRHVADLIGLSNIFDEAKVERYDEESKNIILKSEDMRIKVKSQNLKPGDKVSWGIHPENITLLLPGSGPENHDENVYSAHVNSIISKGPRKRITLKLVRQNKTLIAEVPAQFVDSMKLCAGGLCLVKLETSKVVAFRSL
- the modB gene encoding molybdate ABC transporter permease subunit, with the translated sequence MISMLDKIWFPLSLTLRVAAISSILVLCSGVTIAYVFARRDFRGKGLAELFVTLPLVLPPTVIGYILVILVGRNGFLGQIIFNALGTGIMFTWQAAVIAAYTVSLPLMVHTAKAAIEGVDREIEYAAYILGKSELETAMQITIPLAKKGILAGLILSFARAIGEFGATLMLAGNIPGKTNTMSISIYSAFQAGNNELANLLVLILVFMSLLTIALTGRFVGKLEV
- the modA gene encoding molybdate ABC transporter substrate-binding protein; protein product: MRKELIVLLVILGVFLAIGCTGNGNEATNETVTPVTNETVTATNETSVSGQNPDAITVSAAASLTEAFTDMESQFETENPGTDVNLNFAGSGNLRKQIEGGAPVDVFASADQKNMDMLANETLIDNSTRKDFAENSLVLIVPANSDLNITGIKDLTASDVGKISIGNPETAPVGKYATQALTEAGLWDQLKDKTILAEDVKQVLTYVERGEVDAGFVYMTDAKTADPGTIKIVATVPVNTSISYPIALVSASDNKEEAQEFVDFVTGEEGQEILEKYGFTPESE